In Pirellula sp. SH-Sr6A, the DNA window TTTCGTCCCTTGGGTGGATGCAATTCCGCGTCCATTCCGGCATGGTCGTTTCCCCTGAAAGGAATCGCCGCAAGGAAATTATTTTTCGCACTGCAGCTTGTCAAAAAGAGGCAGCTCGCTACACTTCGAGGACGAAGCGAAGAATGACGCCAAACGGAAAATTGTAGCCGCCATGGATTTACCCGCTAGCCAAGAAGACTATCCCATCCGACCGGTGGACCAGTTGGTTTTGGATTTGTTGCGTCGGGAGGAGGGGCTCTCCATTCAGGATTTGATGGAGCGTCTCGAGGTGACGGCGACAGCCATCCGCCAGAGGGTAGATCGCTTGGAGGACGCCGGGTACATCGAGCGACGAAAGCTCGTTCTCGGTCGCGGTCGTCCTTCCTATTCCTATTACTTGACCGACAAAGGATGGCGGCAGGCGGGCGTTTCCTATCGAGATTTGGCGATCGCGTTATGGAGCATGGTTCAGTCGCTGGATTCTCCTGAGAGCAAATCGAAGCTTGTAAATAGTGTCGCGGAGCGGTTGGGAGAGATGTATCGCACCGAGTTACCGGACGCCAGTTTGGGGCTCCCGGATGCGAGTTTGGGGGACCGGATGCGGAACTTGGCAGGATTGCTGAGCGACCGCAAGGTACCCAGTTGTCTCGCGACGGGGCCGACGGACTTGCCGATTCTAGAAGTACATGCTTGTCCCTACCCCGACTTGGTGAGCGAGCCACACGATCGTTCGGCTTGCCATTTGGAGCAGATGGCATTAAGCACCGCGTTGGGGCACCCTGTCGAGCTTTCCAAATGTCGGTTGGACGGACATGGTTGTTGTCAATTCACGCCACGAGCGGTTCCCGGACCAGAGGCCGGCCTCACGGCCGGATCGATTGCCGCGAGCTCCGGTTAATCCAAACGTTGGTTTATTCCAACTACTGTTACTAAAAACAAACAAGACATCCTTTTCTATCCCTCGATCTTTCACAACACGAAATGTCTCATACTCTCAAAATTGAAAATCTGCACGTCTCGGTTGAAGGCAAAGAGATCCTCCGCGGAGTGAACTTAACGATTCACTTTGGTGAAACGCATGCGTTGATGGGTCCTAACGGTTCGGGCAAGAGTACGTTGGGATTGGCGATCTCGGGGCATCCGAATTACGAAATCACCTCGGGATCGATCTTGCTCGATGGTGAGGACATCACCGAATGGGAAGCAGACCAACGGGCTCGCGCCGGGATTTTCATGGCGTTTCAGAGACCGATCGCCATCCCGGGCGTGAAGACCGCGGACTTCCTTCGGCATGCAACGACGAATGTTCGCCGTCCTGACCGCAAAGAGGGAGAGGATTTGATTCCGATGCGTGAGTTCCGCAAGGAGTTGAAGTCCAAGATGGAGCAACTCAAGATCGACGCCGAGTTCGCGCGTCGTTACGTCAATGATGGTTTCTCGGGTGGTGAGATGAAGCGTTCCGAGATTTTGACCATGGCGATGTTGTCTCCCAAGTTCGCGATTCTCGATGAGACCGACAGCGGTTTGGATGCCGATGCGGTTCGATTGGCCAGTGCGTCGATCGCCGAGATTGGGAAAGACAAGATGGGGCTATTGATCATCACCCACCACGACAAGCTTTTGGAGCACAACCCTCCTCAATTTACCCACGTCATGCTTGGGGGACGAATTGTGGAAACGGGCGGGGCCGAGCTGGCGCGGGAGCTTCATGACCACG includes these proteins:
- the sufC gene encoding Fe-S cluster assembly ATPase SufC, whose translation is MSHTLKIENLHVSVEGKEILRGVNLTIHFGETHALMGPNGSGKSTLGLAISGHPNYEITSGSILLDGEDITEWEADQRARAGIFMAFQRPIAIPGVKTADFLRHATTNVRRPDRKEGEDLIPMREFRKELKSKMEQLKIDAEFARRYVNDGFSGGEMKRSEILTMAMLSPKFAILDETDSGLDADAVRLASASIAEIGKDKMGLLIITHHDKLLEHNPPQFTHVMLGGRIVETGGAELARELHDHGYERIRKTYPDAEAANQEMLAKEEPVTA
- a CDS encoding helix-turn-helix transcriptional regulator → MDLPASQEDYPIRPVDQLVLDLLRREEGLSIQDLMERLEVTATAIRQRVDRLEDAGYIERRKLVLGRGRPSYSYYLTDKGWRQAGVSYRDLAIALWSMVQSLDSPESKSKLVNSVAERLGEMYRTELPDASLGLPDASLGDRMRNLAGLLSDRKVPSCLATGPTDLPILEVHACPYPDLVSEPHDRSACHLEQMALSTALGHPVELSKCRLDGHGCCQFTPRAVPGPEAGLTAGSIAASSG